In a single window of the Ruminococcus albus 7 = DSM 20455 genome:
- the typA gene encoding translational GTPase TypA: MVREDLRNVAIIAHVDHGKTTLVDQMLKQSGTFRENQAVEERVMDSNDIERERGITILAKNTSIKYKDVKINVIDTPGHADFGGEVERVLKMVNGVLLLVDAAEGPMPQTRFVLQKALELGHKIIIVVNKIDRPDARLKEVVEEVLELLLDLDATDEQLDSPVLFCSGRDGTASLTMDGGTDMIPLFDMILNYVPAPEVEEEGGMQYLVSAIDYNEYVGRIAIGRIERGVMKVNQDVSIGDFHNTKQEYRGKIVTMYQIEGLNRVPCNEAKAGDIVCISGIENITIGDTICEAGKFEPLPFVKISEPTVEMTFSVNNSPFAGREGKFVTTRHIRDRLFKELLKDVSLRVSETDNADTYRVAGRGEMHLSILIENMRREGYELGVSTPRVLYREIDGKLNEPIERVVIDVPEDCVGSVMEKLGSRKGELQAMNPIGSRMRLEFLIPARGLFGYKSEFLTDTKGEGIMSSVFEGYEPYKGDIPKRAQGSLVAFETGEAVTYGLYNAQERGELFITAGTQVYEGMVVGASPKSDDLVVNVCKKKHLTNTRASGSDDALRLIPPRNMSLEDALEFLADDELLEVTPKSIRIRKRTLSNQQRAKDRAKM; this comes from the coding sequence AGGTATCACCATACTTGCGAAAAATACATCTATCAAGTACAAGGACGTTAAGATAAACGTCATCGACACCCCCGGCCATGCTGACTTCGGCGGTGAGGTCGAGCGTGTACTGAAGATGGTAAACGGCGTTCTGCTGCTGGTAGATGCTGCTGAAGGTCCTATGCCCCAGACCCGTTTCGTTTTGCAGAAGGCTCTGGAGCTGGGTCATAAGATAATAATAGTTGTTAACAAGATAGACCGTCCCGATGCGCGTCTTAAAGAGGTAGTCGAGGAAGTTCTCGAACTTCTTCTCGACCTTGACGCTACCGATGAGCAGCTGGACAGCCCTGTACTGTTCTGCTCAGGCAGAGACGGTACTGCTTCGCTTACCATGGACGGCGGTACGGATATGATACCTCTGTTTGACATGATACTCAACTATGTACCTGCTCCCGAGGTCGAAGAAGAGGGCGGTATGCAGTATCTGGTATCCGCTATCGACTATAATGAGTACGTCGGACGTATAGCTATCGGACGTATAGAGCGCGGTGTGATGAAGGTAAATCAGGACGTAAGCATCGGTGATTTCCACAACACCAAGCAGGAATACCGCGGCAAGATAGTTACCATGTATCAGATAGAGGGTCTGAACAGAGTTCCCTGCAACGAGGCTAAAGCAGGTGATATCGTATGTATAAGCGGTATCGAGAACATCACTATCGGTGATACTATCTGTGAAGCCGGCAAGTTCGAGCCTCTGCCTTTCGTAAAGATAAGCGAGCCTACTGTCGAGATGACATTCTCGGTAAACAACTCGCCTTTTGCAGGCAGAGAGGGCAAGTTCGTTACTACCCGTCACATCAGAGACAGACTTTTCAAGGAACTGCTGAAGGACGTATCCCTGAGAGTATCCGAGACTGATAATGCTGATACCTATCGTGTTGCAGGCAGAGGTGAGATGCATCTTTCCATACTCATCGAGAATATGAGAAGAGAGGGCTACGAGCTGGGCGTATCCACACCCCGTGTGCTGTACCGCGAGATAGACGGCAAGCTGAACGAACCTATCGAGAGAGTTGTAATAGACGTTCCCGAGGACTGCGTTGGTTCTGTAATGGAGAAGCTGGGCAGCCGTAAGGGCGAGCTTCAGGCTATGAATCCTATCGGCAGCAGAATGAGACTTGAATTCCTTATCCCTGCAAGAGGACTTTTCGGCTACAAGAGCGAGTTCCTGACCGATACAAAGGGCGAGGGCATTATGAGCTCGGTATTTGAGGGTTACGAGCCTTACAAGGGCGATATCCCCAAGAGAGCACAGGGTTCACTGGTTGCATTTGAGACAGGCGAGGCTGTTACCTACGGTCTGTACAATGCACAGGAGAGAGGCGAGCTGTTCATAACAGCAGGTACTCAGGTATACGAGGGCATGGTAGTAGGCGCATCACCCAAGTCTGATGACCTGGTAGTAAATGTCTGCAAGAAGAAGCATCTGACCAACACCCGTGCAAGCGGTTCGGACGATGCTCTGCGTCTTATCCCTCCGAGAAATATGTCCCTGGAGGATGCACTGGAATTCCTGGCTGATGACGAGCTGCTGGAAGTTACTCCCAAGAGCATACGTATCAGAAAGAGAACACTGAGCAATCAGCAGAGAGCTAAGGACAGGGCTAAGATGTAA